In the genome of Deltaproteobacteria bacterium, the window CTGCGTTCGCTACGAGACCTTTGAAAAACGCCCCCTTTTGCCCAATCTCTGCGCCTGCCTGTGCCGGGCCTATCTGCCATTCCAAGGGGCAGGCAGGCACGGCAGACAGGTCAGCCTCAAATTTTAATCCTCGAAATACTCCAATGTATTCCTGCGGTTAAAATTTTCGCCTTCCTTGACCTTTGGACAAAATTGAACATTTTTCAAAGGTCTCGCTACGTTTTTCAACAGCGTGCAAAATCCTGGAAAAACACAGGAAAGCAGGGCAAGGAGCAGGGTCGGATGAAAGTTCAAAAAACCTGTTTTTCTTGATAATTAGGGGGTGCCTGTCCACAAATGTGTTTTAGGCGCTGGCCCCGGGTTCCCAATCCAGAAATGAGCTGTTTATGGATGGAAACTAGAGAAACGCTCAACCTTTAATCGTTCCCAGGGAGAGAGTCAAGGTTTTTTCCCGCCCTCCCTTTTGCGGCCGGTACCACCGTGCGCTTTCCCTGCCTGGTTCCTCATGAAGTCCTCCAGGGCGGCCTGGAGGGTTTCATGGGCTAGGCGGGCGCAATGGATGTGATCGCTTGGAAGCCCTCCAATGAATTCCTGAATGGCACGCTCATCGATCTCCAGTATTTCGTCAGGGGTCTTGTCCTTGGCCAGACAGGCGGCGGCGTAAACACAGTTCAGGGAATAGGCGCACCCATCGGTCCAGTGGGAGGTCTCCTTGACCCTCTCTCCATCGAAGGTGAGAGCGATTTCCATGGTATCACCGCAAGACCCGGTAATTCTGGCCTTGCCGTCCGGATTATCGGGCTGGGGATTGGCAAAGTAGTAAACGATGGCCCAGGTACACACCACGCCCGCCAAGACAGCGAAGCCGATGAATAGGTGAAGGAAGAAATCCATTTGTTTGGTGTCGTACTCCCCCTGATAATGCTTTTCGGCCTTAAAACACTAGGGAGAACCATATTACTTGTCAAGGGGTTGAAACCGGAAGGGAAGGAGCAAAGGATGGGAGAAGGCTGGGAGGGGATCGAAGGAGTTCAGTCGGGAAGCAGATCATAGTAAAACCGCATGATGTCGGAGCGGGTCACGATCCCGATGATTTTCCCTTCATCCATGACAGGGAGCCTGCCGATGTCGTGCTTGACCATCAACTTGGAGGCCTGGTCCACACTGCTCCCTGGCGAGATCCAGACCACCTTGGTGGACATGAAGGCCTTCACCGGGCTGTCCATCCTAAGGGGCTTCTTCCCCTTCCTGAAGTCCCTCCGGGTGATTATACCAACAAGGCCGTGTTCATCCACGACGGGGAGCCCGGTGCAGCCCTTTTCCCTGAATAACATGGCCGCTTCCCACATGGGTGTCTTTGGAGATACGGTGAGCACAGGGTAGGACATGAGATCACTGATCTTCACAGGCGCCTTGTTGTTGGCCGAGAAGCGTTCCCGGCAAACCTGCTCGATGGTTTCAGCGGACATTCCCTTGACCATGGCCGATCCGGCACTCGGATGACCTCCACCGCCCAGGCTCCGCATGATAGCCCCGATATCCAGGCTTTCCGTGGAACTCCTGCCGATCACGATGGATTGGTTTTTCTCCGGCTCTTCAAAGATGCCGAAGGAGGCGTCTACACCCGAGATCTCCATGTACATATCCATTACAAGGGAAAGACCCGGCGTATGACCTTCGATGGAGATCCGGTTAAAGGCGACGGCATACCCGTTGAGTTTGACGCGGTTTTCGTTTTTCAGCATCTCGGAGAGGATTTCCTTTTGCCGCGGTCCATAGACCGGTCTGAGGATGTTCTTGATCAGGTTCAGGTCGGCCCCTTTCTCCAAGAGAAAGGCCACGGCGCCGGCATCCTCGGACGTGGTGGAAGGGAAGGTCAGATTCCCTGTGTCCTCGTAAATCCCGGCTGCAAACAGGGTGGCTTCAATGGGGGAAAAATCTTTTCCCTGCCTCTGCAACTCTCCGACAAGGAGAGTCACCGTGGCACCGATTTGTTTGACGCAGGACCACTCCGGGCGGATGTCTCCGGGGCGGTGATGGTCCCAGAGATGGATGGCTGAAAAAGTACCCTTCGAAATTTTTTCGTGACCCTCGATGCGGTTCCAGGAACTCGTATCAACCACGATCAGCCGCTCTATCCCGCCGGGATCGAACTCTGCCGCGGCCTGAAATGAGGGGTGGTCTTTGTGAAGGGATAAAAATTTCCTGACGTTAACATTGAGGGATCTTGGAAACACCGGGACAGCCGAAGGATAGAGAAGGGCGGCGGCGATGAGGCTGGCAAGGGCATCGAAATCCGTATTTTTATGGGTGACAATCGCTTCCATGGAATCAGGCGTATATCAGGAGGCTTGAAGTTGAGATCCGGAAAAACTGCGCTCCGTAAGGTCACAGTCACTGTATCGGCAGGAACCTCCCGTAACTTCAACCTTTTTCGACCGTCCGATCCCCTCAAGCGACGATGGAAGGGGGATTCGGGCCCCTGTTCGCAGAAAGGCCGCATCAGGGTTCCTGTCCGCAGGACCACATCGATGGTTGCACGAATGACGCAACTTGTTAAAATAGATTATTGATGTTTTCGCCCGGGTTGTCCACTGATTTGAATCCAGATAAGAAGTTATAGCGAAGTGTATAGGGCTCTTTTGCCCTAACCTTGGAGCGTGGACCATGAATTCCATGATGACGCTGGGGGTTGTATTAAGTGTCGGGTTTGTATTCGGTGAGATCGCCTCTAAATTCAAGCTCCCCAGGGTCACCGGCTATATCCTCGGGGGAATTTTTTTAAACCCCAGGATACTGCCGCTCATCCCCGGGGAGTTCATAAAGTATACCGATTTGGCGACGGATTTGAGTCTGTCCTTTATCACCTTTTCGGTGGGTGCCTCCCTCTTTTTTCCCCGTATCCGGCAGCTTGGGAAGACGATCCTCCTGATCACGTTTTTTGAGGCTGAGTGCGCCCTCCTCTTTGTAACAGGTGGCTTCCTGGCCCTCAATTACGCCTTGGGCCCCTGGCTTCATCTTTCCTCGCCCACCATGTTCATTGCGTTGAGCCTTTTGCTGGCCTCCCTGGCCTCCCCCACCGACCCTTCGGCCACACTTGCGGTGGCCCATGAATACCATGCCAAGGGGAAGGTTTCCTCGACGATCATGGCGGTTGCGGGAATGGATGACATCGCTGGCATCATCAACTTCAGCCTCTGCATGGCCGTCGGAAAGCTCTTGCTCGTGGGCTCCGGGGAAACCCTGGTCGTCTCCTTAGGCCGTGCAGTAATCGTCATCCTCGGGGGGATCGGGACAGGGATCGTCTTCGGGATTGCCTTCAATACCGTCACGGCACTGCTTAAGAAGGAGACTGAAGGATCCCTCATCGTGTTGACCTTTTCACTCCTCACCCTCTGCTTCGGCCTCGCCAGGTGGCTGCA includes:
- a CDS encoding iron-sulfur cluster assembly scaffold protein, with amino-acid sequence MDFFLHLFIGFAVLAGVVCTWAIVYYFANPQPDNPDGKARITGSCGDTMEIALTFDGERVKETSHWTDGCAYSLNCVYAAACLAKDKTPDEILEIDERAIQEFIGGLPSDHIHCARLAHETLQAALEDFMRNQAGKAHGGTGRKREGGKKP
- a CDS encoding CBS domain-containing protein; this encodes MEAIVTHKNTDFDALASLIAAALLYPSAVPVFPRSLNVNVRKFLSLHKDHPSFQAAAEFDPGGIERLIVVDTSSWNRIEGHEKISKGTFSAIHLWDHHRPGDIRPEWSCVKQIGATVTLLVGELQRQGKDFSPIEATLFAAGIYEDTGNLTFPSTTSEDAGAVAFLLEKGADLNLIKNILRPVYGPRQKEILSEMLKNENRVKLNGYAVAFNRISIEGHTPGLSLVMDMYMEISGVDASFGIFEEPEKNQSIVIGRSSTESLDIGAIMRSLGGGGHPSAGSAMVKGMSAETIEQVCRERFSANNKAPVKISDLMSYPVLTVSPKTPMWEAAMLFREKGCTGLPVVDEHGLVGIITRRDFRKGKKPLRMDSPVKAFMSTKVVWISPGSSVDQASKLMVKHDIGRLPVMDEGKIIGIVTRSDIMRFYYDLLPD
- a CDS encoding cation:proton antiporter; this translates as MNSMMTLGVVLSVGFVFGEIASKFKLPRVTGYILGGIFLNPRILPLIPGEFIKYTDLATDLSLSFITFSVGASLFFPRIRQLGKTILLITFFEAECALLFVTGGFLALNYALGPWLHLSSPTMFIALSLLLASLASPTDPSATLAVAHEYHAKGKVSSTIMAVAGMDDIAGIINFSLCMAVGKLLLVGSGETLVVSLGRAVIVILGGIGTGIVFGIAFNTVTALLKKETEGSLIVLTFSLLTLCFGLARWLHLDELLSTMAMGCVVVNFNPIREKILGMLERYTEELIFVLFFTLSGMYLDFSVLGKAWPFVLLFVALRGIGKIAGTMLGSRISRAPAGLGRHTAPGLIPQGGIVIGLALLIKAVPVFSPISDTVIAVIIGATVIHELIGPVLAKITLERAGEISL